Proteins encoded within one genomic window of Besnoitia besnoiti strain Bb-Ger1 chromosome II, whole genome shotgun sequence:
- a CDS encoding hypothetical protein (encoded by transcript BESB_035870), with protein MTSPRWAPCRSGEEGEEGGGGSSDGNSSSVWISESVSSLYSSLSSSPSSSPSSSPPPSPSSSPPPSPRLYSGDSPARRLPDNDGDAWRRVAVQPPPPPGRRLRFVRSISLFNIPAHLPPSPAPAYFRAARGRERPQPESDSLSDSSPASASASARRQSQAGAEGEGGGTAEAAEAPRAFYLKLHPVLPWSDSTVTQGAGGAAAGADLRARRATERPENGELRREAAVAADAKQGEPPGSAKQASECASWTPQRPRDGRPVSSSSPEYFPFSNSSSSTPTSLPAPPRTLLPALQSGLCVDAEQPVSHFSSAEDLDPLSSLCHSFLLSLAPAAVPPTSSASSPRVRVDSQLSAAPAWSASYSLPPSFCASSGGSSPSRSASHASSPGVRPARRVTQAAGAAENLHRASPSSRDEIPLLRVNLRRLRLLQPGEALWALPPASLPCSPPPGASPPPAVVVTLADGQRLTNLAASHGFNGREVSSVSTSSLSNRCPAASQGAASLSGLRRGNAASPVSLRASPASTESACSLRCVVWHDAGTRPVLGGGAASFSSSSLSGGRAPQPPQSAQAFWAQLLAMRQLGAEVMRVRGERKSRQRELQALLRREDEASRETERRAVEEMHQTGSETDAAPLAGRTRSAEEKAACLAYELRPIARREDDGAQREGAFTEVGSEQVALTDDAGSKKRREAWSHLASAAHATCSPGASSSTRTLSSRAPSFSVVHSAPLRGAASVSLSHRLVRLAALRAHARAVACAVAHGRRFLAGRCLSLRSPSRQNALAVLSHDLRLLRQALYCRRIRMLCELVQIFPVENYGRERTIRGFEIPPLDALERSLFGLPTPSPVSSRRSSSTQSLHGAATPPAAAEGRGDSGAAEGGDSGAGSTASASGGGGLGGSGSGAPPGEPGRTGSGLSSTSSSASLSGAPTTPVAPVAPPPTALSPAECESLSAAVGFLAHLVVFVQKYLDIPVVCAIQSPLFQPVALRLVSPALWGPRGAGEGGAAAPSAAGGAGEKDRAIRSLLLQALVQHQERFLKQLDAAGAAAGAAGGGGRDSSPGGAFFFGAKQATVQKKGGALNASLLFLSANSGGSGKDVSLASPLPALDWRIQLPLHLQGTAGGGPMGALQRQQIFLAGLRTVAECLTEEWAAELGMVGSVARGRFAGAPRLDGRGEDEGGGEEDVLFLPLNALESVETILHREMWGFDRTT; from the coding sequence ATGacgtctcctcgctgggcTCCGTGCCGCTccggcgaagagggcgaggagggcggaggagggtCTTCTGATGGAAATAGTTCGTCTGTCTGGATCTCCGAGTCGGTGTCTTCTCTCTATTCTtccctttcttcctctccctcgtcgtcgccttcgtcctcgccgccgccgtcgccttcgtcctcgccgccgccgtcgccccgtCTCTACTCCGGAGACTCGCCTGCACGGAGGCTGCCTGAcaacgacggcgacgcctggCGTCGAGTCGCCGTGCAGCCGCCCCCTCCTCCAGGCagacgcctccgcttcgttcGCTCGATTTCGCTCTTCAACATCCCTGCGCatctgcctccctctccaGCACCCGCCTatttccgcgccgcgcgcgggagagagcgcccgcagccggAGTCGGACAGCCTCTCCGACTCGAGTCCTGCCTCTGCTtcagcctctgcgcgtcgccagtCACAGGCTggcgcggagggggaggggggcgggacagcggaggcggcggaggcgccgcgcgccttctaCTTGAAGCTGCACCCGGTGCTGCCGTGGTCCGATTCGACAGTCACGCagggcgccggaggcgcggcggcgggcgcagaccTGCGTGCCCGCAGAGCGACTGAGAGGCCAGAGAACGGGGagctgaggcgcgaggcggcggtcgccgcggacgcgaagcaggGCGAACCCCCTGGGTCGGCGAAGCAAGCTAGCGAGTGTGCCAGCTGGACCCCTCAGCGACCGCGGGACGGGCGCCCAgtctcctcctccagccCCGAGTACTTTCCGTTCTCAAactcctcctcctcgacgcctACGTCgctcccggcgccgccgcggacccttctgccggcgctgcagagcggcCTCTGTGTCGACGCGGAGCAGCCTGTGTCGCACTTCTCGAGCGCGGAGGACCTGGACCCCCTCTCAAGCCTCTGTCACTCGTTTTTGCTCTCTCTAGCTCCGGCCGCGGTGCCCCCGacctcttctgcctcgtcgcctcgtgTGCGCGTGGACTCTcagctgtctgcggcgcctgcttgGTCGGCTTCTTattcgcttcctccctcgttctgcgcgtcgtcgggaggctcctcgccgtctcggtCAGCTTCGCACGCGTCGTCACCAGGCGTCAgacccgcgcggcgagtcacgcaggccgcgggcgccgcggaaaatCTCCACAgagcctcgccgtcgtcgagggATGAGATcccgctgcttcgcgtgaACCTCAGGCGGCTCAGGCTTCTGCAGCCTGGCGAGGCTCTgtgggcgctgccgccggcgtctctgcccTGCTCTCCTCCcccgggcgcgtcgcctcccccgGCAGTCGTCGTGACGCTCGCTGACGGGCAGCGCCTCACCAacctcgcggcgtcgcacgGTTTCAACGGGCGAGaggtctcctctgtctctacCTCGAGTCTTTCGAACCGGtgtcctgcggcgtcgcaaggcgccgcctctctctcggggTTGCGCCGCGGCAatgctgcgtcgccggtcTCCTTGCGCGCGTCACCGGCGTCCACGGAGTCCGCGTGTTCTCTTCGATGCGTGGTCTGGCACGATGCTGGCACGCGGCCGGTgctggggggcggcgccgcgtccttctcgtcttcatctctctctggcgggcgcgcgccgcagcctccgcagtccgcgcaggccttctgggcgcagctgctggcgatGAGGCAGCTGGGGGCGGAGGTGATGCGCGTCAGAGGCGAACGGAAGTCGCGGCAGagggagctgcaggcgctccttcgccgcgaagacgaggcaagCAGAGAGACTGAGCGACGCGCGGTGGAGGAGATGCACCAAACAGGAAGCGAGACCGACGCCGCTCCTCTAGCCGGACGCACTcgcagcgcggaggaaaAAGCGGCTTGCCTAGCCTACGAGCTTAGGCCGatcgcgcggagagaggacgacggcgcacagagagaaggcgccttCACAGAGGTTGGTTCGGAGCAAGTCGCCCTGACAGATGACGCAGGATCGAAaaaaaggagagaggcgtGGAGCCacctcgcgtccgcggcgcacgccacCTGCTCTcctggcgcctcctcctcgaccCGCACTCTTTCGTCGCGCGCCCCGTCTTTCTCCGTTGTTCATTCTGCGCCGCTCCGAGGGGCCGCGTCAGTCTCGCTGTCTCACCGGCTCGTtcggctcgcggctctccgggCACATGCGAGAGCCGTGGCGTGCGCCGTCGCACACGGGCGTCGCTTTTTGGCAGGCCGgtgtctttctctgcgttcaCCTTCGCGGCAGAACGCGCTCGCTGTGCTGAGCCACgacctgcgtctcctccggcaGGCTCTGTATTGCCGGCGCATCCGCATGCTTTGCGAGCTCGTTCAGATTTTCCCCGTTGAGAACTACGGCCGTGAGAGGACGATTCGCGGCTTCGAGATCCCGCCCCTggacgcgctggagcgctCACTGTTCGGGCTCCCCACCCCGTCGCCAGTCTCCAGCCGCCGAAGCAGCTCCACACAGTCTCTgcacggcgccgcgacgccccccgccgcggcggaggggcgaggagacagtgGGGCTGCCGAGGGGGGTgacagcggcgcggggaGCACGGCCTCGGCCTCAGGGGGCGGAGGGCTTGGGGGTTCGGGGTCGGGTGCGCCGCCGGGGGAGCCAGGCAGAACGGGGTCGGGCTTGAGCAGCACGTCGAGCTCGGCGAGTCTCTCCGGCGCTCCGACGACACCGGTCGCTcctgtggcgccgccgcccacggcgctgtcgcctgccgAGTGCGAGTCgctttccgccgccgtcggcttcctcgcgcacctcgtcgtcttcgttcaGAAATACCTCGACATTCCCGTCGTGTGCGCCATCCAGAGTCCCCTCTTCCAGCCTGTCGCCCTCCGGCTCGTCTCGCCGGCTCTGTGGGGCCCGCGGGGagcgggggagggcggggcggcagcacctagcgcggcgggcggcgccggggagAAGGATCGGGCGattcgctctctgctgctgcaggcgctcgtGCAGCACCAAGAGCGCTTCCTCAAGCAgctggacgcggcgggggccgctGCGGGtgcagccggcggaggcggaagagatAGCTCGCCGGGGGGGGCCTTTTTTTTTGGAGCGAAACAGGCGACTGtgcagaagaagggcggGGCTCTGAATGCCTCGCTCCTGTTCTTGTCGGCGAACAGTGGAGGAAGCGGGAAAgacgtctctctcgcgtcgccccttCCGGCTCTCGACTGGCGCAttcagctgccgctgcaccTGCAGGGCACCGCGGGAGGAGGCCCGAtgggcgcgctgcagaggcaacAGATCTtcctcgcgggccttcgcACCGTCGCTGAGTGCCTCACCGAAGAgtgggcggcggagctcggcATGGTGGGCTCCGTGGCGCGCGGCCggttcgcaggcgcgccgcgacttgacggccgcggagaggacgaaggcggcggcgaa